One region of Deltaproteobacteria bacterium genomic DNA includes:
- the hemB gene encoding porphobilinogen synthase, with protein sequence MFPRERPRRLRNNPVLRQMVRETTLSPADFIYPLFVAPGEGLKRPVGSMPGVYNFSIDTLVEECKRAWDLGVLSVILFGIPSAKDAVGTEGYADDGIVQKAIRALKEALPELYVITDVCLCEYTDHGHCGIVKGEEILNDPTVELLAKQAVSHAKAGADMVAPSDMMDGRVKAIREALDAAGFRDTPIMSYAAKYASAFYGPFRDAADSAPKFGDRRSHQMDPANAREALREIRLDIEEGADIVMVKPAMPYLDIIRQCRDMTDLPVAAYQVSGELALIEAAAANGWVDRERVILESLLSIKRGGADLILTYFAPEAAELLRR encoded by the coding sequence ATGTTTCCCCGAGAGAGACCCCGTCGCCTGCGCAACAACCCCGTCCTCCGCCAGATGGTCCGCGAGACCACCCTCTCCCCGGCGGACTTCATCTACCCGCTCTTCGTGGCGCCCGGTGAGGGCCTGAAGCGCCCGGTGGGCTCCATGCCCGGCGTCTACAACTTCTCGATCGACACCCTGGTCGAGGAGTGCAAACGCGCCTGGGACCTCGGGGTCCTCTCGGTCATCCTCTTCGGCATCCCCTCGGCCAAGGACGCCGTGGGCACCGAGGGCTACGCCGACGACGGCATCGTGCAGAAGGCGATCCGCGCGCTCAAGGAGGCCCTGCCCGAGCTCTACGTCATCACCGACGTCTGCCTCTGCGAGTACACCGACCACGGCCACTGCGGCATCGTGAAGGGCGAGGAGATCCTCAACGACCCCACCGTCGAGCTGCTGGCGAAGCAGGCGGTGAGCCACGCGAAGGCCGGCGCCGACATGGTCGCCCCCTCGGACATGATGGACGGCCGGGTGAAGGCCATCCGGGAGGCCCTCGACGCGGCGGGCTTCCGCGACACGCCCATCATGAGCTACGCGGCGAAGTACGCCAGCGCCTTCTACGGCCCCTTCCGGGACGCCGCGGACAGCGCGCCGAAGTTCGGCGACCGGCGCAGCCACCAGATGGATCCGGCCAACGCCCGCGAGGCCCTCCGGGAGATCCGCCTCGACATCGAGGAGGGCGCCGACATCGTGATGGTGAAGCCGGCGATGCCCTACCTCGACATCATCCGGCAGTGCCGGGACATGACCGATCTGCCGGTGGCGGCCTACCAGGTCTCGGGCGAGCTGGCCCTCATCGAGGCCGCGGCGGCGAACGGCTGGGTGGACCGCGAGCGGGTCATCCTGGAGAGCCTGCTCTCGATCAAGCGCGGCGGCGCCGATCTCATCCTCACCTACTTCGCTCCGGAAGCCGCCGAGCTGCTGCGGCGTTAG
- a CDS encoding LptF/LptG family permease, with protein MRRLDRHTLVETSIPMLVTLAVTTFLLFTTQILRIGEAAFGRGLTAGDFVLVLALLIPRFLVFTLPVAVLVGVVSGLGKMSDDREVLALEAAGVSPAGLWRGPLILACAAALLCAWLTLWAEPYSLRTLADRLAEVVQRNLVLGIAPGEIHEEVPDTVLYARGRAEDGTLEDVLIRLRQGERTGTITARRARLQPHPPSTLTLEVEDGEIAIAAQAAGEEASLTRTRFQTGVVGLDVTRTVARRVRFIGALDVLGQEALAAHVEQSEGGERRKAASLYHRRLALPFGCIALAFLAFPLGLRVPRAQGGGRGPSVVFAVLALGFYFVAGRLTEAMALSGTLPVEVAPWLPSAALLLLGLFLLRRRQRT; from the coding sequence ATGCGTCGCCTGGATCGTCACACCCTCGTCGAGACGAGCATCCCCATGCTCGTCACCCTGGCGGTGACGACCTTCCTCCTCTTCACCACCCAGATCCTGCGGATCGGGGAGGCGGCCTTCGGCCGGGGCCTGACCGCCGGCGACTTCGTCCTGGTCCTGGCCCTCCTCATCCCCCGCTTCCTGGTCTTCACCCTGCCGGTGGCCGTGCTGGTGGGGGTGGTCTCGGGCCTGGGGAAGATGAGCGACGACCGCGAGGTGCTGGCCCTGGAGGCGGCGGGTGTGAGCCCGGCCGGCCTCTGGCGAGGCCCCCTGATCCTGGCCTGCGCGGCGGCCCTCCTCTGCGCGTGGCTCACCCTCTGGGCCGAGCCCTACTCCCTGCGCACCCTCGCCGACCGGCTGGCCGAGGTCGTGCAGCGCAACCTCGTGCTGGGCATCGCGCCCGGGGAGATCCACGAGGAGGTGCCCGACACCGTCCTCTACGCCCGGGGCCGGGCCGAGGACGGCACCCTCGAGGACGTGCTCATCCGCCTGCGCCAGGGCGAGCGCACCGGCACGATCACCGCCCGCCGCGCCCGCCTCCAGCCCCACCCCCCCTCGACGCTCACCCTGGAGGTGGAGGACGGCGAGATCGCCATCGCCGCCCAGGCGGCCGGGGAGGAGGCCAGCCTCACCCGCACCCGCTTCCAGACCGGCGTGGTGGGCCTCGACGTCACCCGCACGGTGGCCCGCCGGGTGCGCTTCATCGGCGCCCTCGACGTCCTGGGCCAGGAGGCCCTGGCAGCCCACGTCGAGCAGAGCGAGGGCGGGGAGCGGCGCAAGGCCGCCTCGCTCTATCACCGCCGCCTCGCCCTGCCCTTCGGCTGCATCGCCCTGGCCTTCCTGGCCTTCCCCCTGGGCTTGCGCGTCCCCCGGGCCCAGGGCGGCGGGCGCGGCCCCTCGGTGGTCTTCGCCGTCCTCGCCCTGGGCTTCTACTTCGTCGCCGGCCGCCTCACCGAGGCCATGGCCCTCTCGGGCACCCTGCCGGTGGAGGTCGCCCCCTGGCTCCCCTCCGCGGCGCTGCTCCTCCTGGGGCTCTTCCTCCTGCGCCGGAGGCAGCGGACGTGA
- a CDS encoding glycosyltransferase family 4 protein: protein MRIALISPGYPSEEKPYNYAFVHARARLYGDRGQEVGAFALGEDATYTLDGIPVSTGRRATLQRALRDFHPEVLALHAPNFRTIPVARSIDRPMVSWIHGHEAMISLRSVSFGRTRRERAMKWVKLVPRLSLQLGTVRRFLPTQHRVVFVSRWMQEVAERHTLRRYSNAEVIPNPVDTDLFAYRLDAARRTRGVTTRSLNSTKYGIDLAIRAFAGLEEASLDIYGQGAMAAEFQALLRSTGANASLITRGHPHREMPELFSRYGFFVAPSRVEAQGVAMCEAMACGLPVVATRVGGIPEFVDDGVEGFLVQPESPEAIAAGVRKLVSDPARYLEMSRAARLRMERQCSQEVVATRELGLLESAARG from the coding sequence ATGCGAATTGCCCTCATCAGTCCCGGGTATCCCTCCGAGGAGAAGCCCTACAACTACGCCTTCGTCCACGCCAGGGCGCGGCTCTACGGCGATCGTGGCCAGGAGGTCGGGGCCTTCGCCCTCGGCGAAGACGCCACCTACACCCTCGACGGGATCCCGGTCTCCACCGGGCGCCGGGCGACCCTCCAGCGCGCGCTGCGGGACTTCCACCCCGAGGTCCTCGCCCTGCACGCCCCGAACTTCCGCACCATCCCGGTGGCCCGATCGATCGATCGGCCCATGGTCTCCTGGATCCACGGTCACGAGGCGATGATCAGCCTGCGCAGCGTCTCCTTCGGAAGGACCCGGCGAGAGCGGGCGATGAAGTGGGTGAAGCTCGTTCCCCGGCTCTCGCTCCAGCTGGGTACGGTCCGCCGGTTCCTCCCGACCCAGCATCGGGTCGTGTTCGTCTCGCGCTGGATGCAGGAGGTCGCCGAGCGCCACACCCTTCGCCGCTACTCGAACGCCGAGGTCATCCCGAACCCGGTCGACACCGACCTCTTCGCCTACCGCCTCGACGCGGCGAGGCGCACCCGAGGCGTCACCACGCGGAGCCTGAACAGCACCAAGTACGGGATCGACCTGGCCATCCGGGCCTTCGCCGGCCTCGAGGAGGCCTCCCTGGACATCTACGGGCAGGGGGCGATGGCGGCGGAGTTCCAGGCGCTGCTTCGCAGCACGGGCGCGAACGCCAGCCTGATCACCCGGGGCCATCCCCACCGGGAGATGCCAGAGCTCTTCTCGCGCTACGGCTTCTTCGTCGCACCGAGCCGGGTCGAGGCTCAGGGCGTCGCGATGTGCGAGGCGATGGCCTGCGGCCTGCCCGTGGTGGCGACCCGGGTGGGCGGCATCCCGGAGTTCGTCGATGACGGAGTCGAGGGCTTCCTGGTCCAGCCCGAGAGCCCGGAGGCCATCGCCGCAGGGGTCAGGAAGCTGGTCTCGGATCCAGCACGCTACCTGGAGATGTCTCGTGCCGCCCGGCTGCGGATGGAGCGCCAGTGCAGCCAGGAGGTCGTCGCGACCCGGGAGCTGGGGCTCCTCGAGAGTGCAGCCCGCGGCTAG
- the infA gene encoding translation initiation factor IF-1, with amino-acid sequence MSKEDQIEVEGTITEVLPNGMFRVRVGDEENGQEVLAYVSGKMRKFFIRIVLGDKVTVALSPYDLTKGRITYRAR; translated from the coding sequence ATGTCGAAGGAAGATCAGATCGAGGTCGAGGGCACCATCACCGAGGTTCTCCCCAACGGGATGTTCCGCGTCCGCGTCGGCGACGAGGAGAACGGCCAGGAGGTCCTCGCCTACGTCTCCGGGAAGATGCGGAAGTTCTTCATCCGGATCGTGCTCGGCGACAAGGTCACCGTCGCTCTCTCTCCCTACGACCTCACCAAGGGTCGGATCACCTACCGCGCCCGCTAG
- a CDS encoding DUF4177 domain-containing protein — translation MGEGTYKVIELATVTDEAIEARLNEMTAAGWTLDTMQFAMRESSKRPAMAFLIFTREGRDGEEDAG, via the coding sequence ATGGGCGAAGGCACCTACAAGGTCATCGAGCTGGCCACCGTCACCGACGAGGCCATCGAGGCTCGCCTCAACGAGATGACGGCGGCCGGCTGGACCCTGGACACCATGCAGTTCGCCATGCGCGAGTCGAGCAAGCGGCCGGCGATGGCCTTCCTGATCTTCACCCGCGAGGGGCGCGATGGCGAAGAGGACGCAGGCTAG
- a CDS encoding LptF/LptG family permease: MITFRHLFSGFLSRVALSLLAVVALLAVGDFAELASSILGRDDALALTLTIYGHKLPGIILQGLPIATLLGLLLTLADLERSRELLALEAAGSPPWRIAAPALVLALLVSGGGILLARDLAPTGQQAVVQLETRTLGRWTWTWTLFHKPRTFFKGSGGEIYEVQSVKAEGRHLEEVARYDASDGRLTRLARADRLRHVDGAWVATGARVWKLDPARPELLEAEEGGFPIGPGPDHFQGVPGQPSELSVADLDRAIAYREAQGRPTLPLRLERHDRSARPMLTFGLSLLALGLGLGPRTPTSQVEAAGWSVVIAVGGWTLLATLRAMGLAGMLSPALTAWLPVLLPAALGAALFGFRRR; the protein is encoded by the coding sequence GTGATCACCTTCCGCCACCTCTTCTCCGGCTTCCTCTCCCGGGTGGCCCTCTCCCTCCTGGCGGTGGTCGCGCTCCTGGCGGTGGGCGACTTCGCCGAGCTGGCCTCGTCGATCCTGGGCCGGGACGACGCCCTCGCCCTCACCCTCACGATCTACGGCCACAAGCTGCCGGGGATCATCCTGCAGGGTCTGCCCATCGCCACCCTCCTGGGCCTCCTGCTCACCCTGGCCGACCTCGAGCGCAGCCGGGAGCTCCTGGCGCTGGAGGCCGCCGGCTCGCCGCCCTGGCGGATCGCCGCGCCGGCCCTGGTGCTCGCGCTCCTCGTCTCGGGCGGCGGTATCCTCCTCGCCCGGGACCTCGCGCCGACCGGCCAGCAGGCGGTGGTGCAGCTCGAGACCCGCACCCTGGGCCGCTGGACCTGGACCTGGACCCTCTTCCACAAGCCCCGCACCTTCTTCAAGGGGAGCGGGGGGGAGATCTACGAGGTGCAGAGCGTGAAGGCCGAGGGGCGCCACCTCGAGGAGGTCGCGCGCTACGACGCGAGCGACGGGCGCCTCACCCGCCTGGCCCGCGCCGATCGGCTGCGCCACGTCGACGGCGCCTGGGTGGCCACCGGGGCCCGGGTCTGGAAGCTCGACCCCGCGAGGCCGGAGCTGCTCGAGGCCGAGGAGGGCGGCTTCCCCATCGGCCCCGGCCCCGACCACTTCCAGGGCGTGCCCGGCCAGCCCTCGGAGCTGAGCGTCGCCGATCTCGATCGCGCGATCGCCTACCGCGAGGCGCAGGGGCGCCCCACCCTCCCCCTGCGGCTCGAGCGCCACGACCGCAGCGCCCGGCCCATGCTCACCTTCGGCCTCTCGCTGCTGGCCCTCGGGCTCGGCCTCGGACCCCGCACCCCGACCTCCCAGGTCGAGGCGGCGGGCTGGAGCGTCGTCATCGCGGTGGGCGGCTGGACCCTGCTCGCCACCCTGCGGGCCATGGGCCTGGCGGGGATGCTCTCCCCGGCCCTGACCGCCTGGTTACCCGTCCTGCTCCCCGCCGCCCTCGGCGCCGCCCTCTTCGGCTTCCGCCGACGCTAG
- a CDS encoding RDD family protein, which produces MAKRTQASPEAGKKTGPQGPRWPKADLLHRAVARFADLVIAILIGRLVPEIGPLIAIAYILLADGLMEGQSPGKRLGGVKVINTRTNRAARYRESALRNMPFALVGVFAVIPLIGWVLLPLGGLFVAIFESYMAWTDRQGLRIGDVFADTQVIDGSVPIEDGVEAKPLATTSVTAPPEPA; this is translated from the coding sequence ATGGCGAAGAGGACGCAGGCTAGCCCCGAGGCCGGCAAGAAGACCGGACCGCAGGGCCCCCGCTGGCCCAAGGCCGATCTGCTGCATCGGGCGGTCGCGCGCTTCGCCGACCTGGTCATCGCCATCCTCATCGGGCGCCTGGTCCCCGAGATCGGGCCGCTGATCGCCATCGCCTACATCCTGCTGGCCGACGGGCTGATGGAGGGGCAGTCGCCGGGCAAGCGCCTGGGCGGGGTGAAGGTGATCAACACCCGCACGAACCGCGCCGCTCGCTACCGGGAGAGCGCCCTACGAAACATGCCCTTCGCCCTGGTCGGGGTCTTCGCGGTCATCCCCCTCATCGGCTGGGTGCTCCTGCCCCTCGGTGGCCTCTTCGTGGCCATCTTCGAGAGCTACATGGCCTGGACCGACCGGCAGGGGCTGCGGATCGGCGACGTCTTCGCCGACACCCAGGTCATCGACGGCTCGGTGCCCATCGAGGATGGGGTCGAGGCGAAGCCGCTGGCCACGACCTCGGTGACGGCGCCGCCCGAGCCGGCCTAG
- a CDS encoding DegT/DnrJ/EryC1/StrS family aminotransferase: MPLRPIPFLDLPALHRDLMSELLPALEAAIGQASFVGGAAVESFERTFAAHAEAAHCVGVANGTDALYLALRALAVGEGDEVVTVANTFIGTVEAITLNGARPVFVETDPETYLIDPEAVERAIGPRTRAILAVHLYGNPAPLTALRRIADHAKVPLIEDAAQAHGARWGGRRVGGIGDAGCFSFYPSKNLGAFGDAGAVTTQHQDLAARIRRLSNHGRGPTGLHEEEGVNSRLDALQAIVLEKKLDWLDAENEARRERVEAYRQALHEVPAVTLPRVRPEAEPVWHLLPLQVPERDALHHHLASEGIETRLHHAHPLHLQPAYRHLGLPPGHLPVTEAACARLISLPLHPQLDPEAIARICEAIARFAHTRGW; this comes from the coding sequence ATGCCTCTCCGACCGATTCCCTTCCTCGACCTGCCGGCGCTCCACCGCGACCTGATGTCAGAGCTCCTGCCCGCCCTCGAGGCCGCGATCGGGCAGGCCAGCTTCGTGGGGGGGGCCGCGGTCGAGTCCTTCGAGAGGACCTTCGCTGCCCACGCGGAGGCCGCTCACTGCGTGGGCGTGGCCAACGGCACCGACGCCCTCTACCTCGCTCTCCGGGCCCTGGCGGTCGGCGAGGGAGACGAGGTGGTCACCGTCGCGAACACCTTCATCGGCACCGTCGAGGCCATCACCCTCAACGGTGCCCGCCCCGTCTTCGTCGAGACCGATCCGGAGACCTACCTGATCGATCCCGAGGCCGTGGAGCGGGCCATCGGACCGCGCACGCGGGCCATCCTCGCCGTGCACCTCTACGGCAACCCTGCCCCCCTCACCGCGCTGCGCCGGATCGCGGACCACGCCAAGGTGCCTCTGATCGAAGACGCCGCTCAGGCTCACGGCGCCCGCTGGGGCGGCCGCCGCGTGGGAGGGATCGGTGACGCGGGCTGCTTCTCCTTCTACCCCTCCAAGAACCTCGGGGCGTTCGGCGACGCCGGCGCCGTGACCACCCAGCACCAGGATCTGGCGGCCAGGATCCGCCGCCTCTCCAATCACGGGCGGGGCCCCACCGGCCTGCACGAGGAGGAGGGAGTCAACAGTCGCCTCGACGCGCTGCAGGCGATCGTGCTGGAGAAGAAGCTCGACTGGCTGGACGCAGAGAACGAGGCGCGGCGCGAGCGCGTCGAGGCCTACCGGCAGGCCCTGCACGAGGTCCCTGCGGTCACCCTCCCCCGGGTCCGGCCGGAGGCGGAGCCGGTCTGGCATCTGCTGCCCCTGCAGGTCCCCGAGCGAGACGCCCTGCACCACCACCTGGCCTCCGAGGGGATCGAGACCCGGCTGCACCACGCCCATCCGCTCCACCTGCAGCCGGCGTACCGCCACCTCGGCCTGCCGCCCGGTCACCTGCCGGTGACGGAGGCCGCCTGCGCCCGGCTGATCTCCCTGCCTCTGCATCCGCAGCTGGATCCCGAGGCGATCGCCCGGATCTGCGAGGCCATCGCGCGCTTCGCGCACACCCGCGGCTGGTGA
- a CDS encoding ABC transporter permease, producing the protein MSVSFSPAMAGRIALRELTTTVRRPGWIFSTLLLPLLPLLGVVAQGLLDPERIVGGPEPARVGIVDRAGVLDAGAFETPEALAALMAGEAGAGAGEEAPDPTDAPRPPDRFFLFPDEAAGRAALLGEGDAPPALTVLALLEANYLETGAVRTYRVQDEAGQLKGGAVGLSLRRALRHGLLSGRLPEAVEQRAMEGVAEIEEHFLGPGGEDRPPPALNEELRRFVLPVVAAGLLAMAIFAGAGYLLLGLSEEKENRILELLLANVSPEELLFGKLVGIGSAGLLQFGLWILVMLLPATAVLPYLTIDLWVVAWAVAYFFAGYLLFGALMLGAGTVGDTARHAQQLSGIFTLIAAIPLMGSILILQSPDHFWARALTFFPLTAPLTTIMRLPITDIPVWELCVSFGLLLASGLGAVWMAARLLRSVLWARWSFTAWLGLFRKGGP; encoded by the coding sequence ATGAGCGTCTCCTTCAGCCCCGCCATGGCCGGCCGCATCGCCCTGCGCGAGCTCACGACCACTGTCCGGCGCCCCGGGTGGATCTTCTCCACCCTCCTCCTGCCCCTGCTGCCCCTCCTCGGGGTCGTCGCCCAGGGGCTCCTCGATCCGGAGCGCATCGTCGGTGGACCGGAGCCCGCGCGGGTCGGCATCGTCGACCGGGCCGGCGTCCTCGACGCGGGCGCCTTCGAGACCCCCGAGGCGCTCGCCGCCCTGATGGCCGGGGAGGCCGGCGCCGGCGCCGGCGAGGAGGCGCCGGATCCCACCGACGCGCCCCGCCCCCCCGACCGCTTCTTCCTCTTCCCCGACGAGGCCGCCGGGAGGGCCGCCCTCCTCGGCGAGGGGGACGCGCCCCCCGCCCTCACCGTCCTCGCCCTCCTCGAGGCCAACTACCTCGAGACCGGCGCGGTGCGCACCTACCGGGTGCAGGACGAGGCCGGCCAGCTCAAGGGAGGCGCCGTGGGCCTCTCCCTGCGCCGGGCCCTGCGCCACGGCCTCCTCTCCGGGCGCCTGCCCGAGGCGGTCGAGCAGCGGGCGATGGAGGGGGTCGCCGAGATCGAGGAGCACTTCCTCGGCCCCGGGGGCGAGGATCGCCCTCCCCCGGCGCTGAACGAGGAGCTGCGCCGCTTCGTCCTGCCGGTGGTCGCCGCGGGCCTGCTGGCCATGGCGATCTTCGCCGGCGCCGGCTACCTGCTGCTCGGCCTCTCCGAGGAGAAGGAGAACCGGATCCTCGAGCTGCTCCTCGCCAACGTCAGCCCCGAGGAGCTCCTCTTCGGCAAGCTCGTCGGCATCGGCAGCGCCGGCCTCCTGCAGTTCGGCCTCTGGATCCTGGTGATGCTCCTCCCGGCCACCGCCGTCCTGCCCTACCTCACCATCGATCTGTGGGTCGTGGCCTGGGCCGTGGCCTACTTCTTCGCCGGCTACCTCCTCTTCGGCGCGCTGATGCTCGGCGCCGGCACCGTGGGCGACACCGCCCGCCACGCCCAGCAGCTCAGCGGCATCTTCACCCTCATCGCCGCGATCCCCCTGATGGGCAGCATCCTGATCCTGCAGTCGCCGGATCACTTCTGGGCCCGGGCGCTGACCTTCTTCCCCCTGACCGCGCCCCTGACCACCATCATGCGGCTCCCCATCACCGACATCCCGGTCTGGGAGCTCTGCGTCTCCTTCGGGCTCCTGCTCGCCTCGGGGTTGGGCGCCGTGTGGATGGCGGCGAGGCTGCTGCGCTCGGTCCTGTGGGCGCGGTGGAGCTTCACCGCCTGGCTGGGGCTCTTCCGCAAGGGTGGACCCTGA
- a CDS encoding L-threonylcarbamoyladenylate synthase produces the protein MIRTIPDARVPALAPNLARAVRRAVGHLVAGGVVIAPTESSYGLFASVRSAAAVKRIVALKDRMAGHPLPLVVAGPGGLSEVAREPTRPERILMHHFWPGPLTLVLPALEGVPPEITAGTGTVGVRIPPHPIAAALCSAAGPLTATSANPTTLAAARRVDQIDPALLEHDVLVVDGGDCGDHPPSTVVRVSEDEVEILREGPISASQISAVLGR, from the coding sequence GTGATCCGGACGATCCCAGATGCGCGGGTGCCCGCGCTGGCGCCGAACCTGGCCCGGGCCGTGCGCCGGGCCGTGGGGCACCTCGTCGCCGGGGGCGTGGTGATCGCGCCCACCGAGTCCAGCTACGGCCTCTTCGCCTCGGTGCGCAGCGCCGCGGCGGTGAAGCGGATCGTGGCGCTCAAGGACCGGATGGCGGGCCACCCGCTGCCCCTGGTGGTCGCCGGCCCCGGCGGCCTCTCGGAGGTCGCGCGGGAGCCCACCCGGCCCGAGCGGATCCTGATGCACCACTTCTGGCCCGGTCCGCTCACCCTGGTGCTGCCCGCCCTCGAGGGCGTGCCTCCGGAGATCACCGCTGGCACGGGCACCGTGGGCGTGCGCATCCCGCCGCACCCCATCGCCGCGGCCCTCTGCTCGGCGGCCGGCCCCCTCACCGCCACCAGCGCCAACCCGACCACCCTCGCGGCGGCGCGCCGGGTCGATCAGATCGATCCGGCCCTGCTCGAGCACGACGTCCTGGTGGTCGACGGCGGCGACTGCGGTGATCATCCGCCCTCCACCGTGGTGCGGGTGAGCGAGGACGAGGTGGAGATCCTGCGAGAGGGACCGATCTCCGCCTCGCAGATCTCGGCCGTCCTCGGGCGCTGA
- a CDS encoding class I SAM-dependent methyltransferase: MDQNLSHPFERSGLAALSDLETPAWREVLAELERQQEAFLERESSFRSPDYRWPRDSLHTWSRVWEYPYAHAQLRAHLVGKEGGERSRVVDLGSGVTFFPFAVARLGYRVSCLDVDPICARDLERAAACVESGPGEVEFRLIEGERLPFDDEAVDAVYCISVLEHIPDFEGTVREIARILRPGGKLVVTFDLDVRGDSEIGLEAHRRLLGVLLAHFELHWPEVSVHPADLLQTTNGPYPLPTTPPLQHLRGFVKQRIVKPLLRMKPRRYLPPHLAVQGLTLRRRS, encoded by the coding sequence GTGGACCAGAACCTGTCCCATCCCTTCGAGCGCAGCGGGCTCGCCGCCCTCTCGGATCTCGAGACCCCCGCCTGGCGGGAGGTGCTCGCAGAGCTCGAGCGGCAGCAGGAGGCCTTTCTGGAGCGGGAGTCCTCGTTCCGGAGCCCGGACTACCGGTGGCCGCGGGATTCGCTCCACACCTGGAGCCGGGTCTGGGAGTACCCCTACGCCCACGCCCAGCTCCGGGCCCACCTCGTGGGCAAGGAGGGCGGGGAGCGCTCCAGGGTCGTCGATCTCGGCAGCGGCGTGACCTTCTTCCCCTTCGCCGTCGCCCGGCTCGGCTATCGGGTCTCCTGCCTCGACGTGGATCCCATCTGCGCCCGTGACCTGGAGCGCGCCGCCGCCTGCGTCGAGTCCGGACCCGGGGAGGTGGAGTTCCGCCTCATCGAGGGGGAGCGCCTCCCCTTCGATGACGAGGCGGTCGACGCGGTCTACTGCATCAGCGTGCTCGAGCACATCCCGGACTTCGAGGGCACCGTCCGGGAGATCGCCCGGATCCTCCGGCCGGGAGGGAAGCTGGTCGTGACCTTCGATCTGGACGTCCGGGGTGACTCCGAGATCGGGCTCGAGGCTCACCGGCGCCTGCTGGGGGTGCTCCTGGCTCACTTCGAGCTCCACTGGCCGGAGGTCTCCGTGCATCCGGCCGATCTGCTTCAGACCACCAACGGCCCCTATCCGCTCCCGACGACGCCTCCGCTGCAGCACCTTCGAGGCTTCGTGAAGCAGCGGATCGTGAAGCCGCTGCTGCGGATGAAGCCGAGGCGCTACCTGCCGCCGCACCTGGCCGTTCAGGGGCTGACCCTGCGCCGGCGCTCCTAG
- a CDS encoding ATP-binding cassette domain-containing protein translates to MPRESATEPLLRLSGVRKRLGSTQALDGVDLHLAPGEVVGLLGPNGAGKTTLVRLLLDLLRPDSGTVEVVGHHPAERPRASVGYLPEERGLYPKVRVLPLLTYLVSLSGLSPAEARRRSREWLERVDLADRARARADTLSKGMQQKVQLGAAILAGPRLVILDEPFTGLDPVGRRLVAEVVGELKARGAAVLISSHLLDQVQQLCDRVVLVRAGKVLLEGEVGELRARYGAGRYLLDAGEGSGPVIERLATVEGETRGTLQLRLAEGVDERALLRALIEAEVEVRSFARCEPSLEEIFIEAVLEAQGTDDEALRARLSQELATPLPGEEESPS, encoded by the coding sequence ATGCCCCGGGAGAGCGCCACCGAGCCCCTCCTCCGCCTCTCCGGGGTCCGCAAGCGGCTGGGCAGCACCCAGGCGCTCGACGGCGTCGATCTGCACCTCGCGCCCGGTGAGGTCGTCGGGCTCCTCGGCCCCAACGGAGCCGGCAAGACCACCCTGGTCCGCCTCCTCCTCGATCTGCTCCGCCCCGACTCGGGCACGGTCGAGGTCGTCGGTCACCACCCGGCCGAGCGCCCCCGGGCCTCGGTGGGCTACCTCCCCGAGGAGCGGGGCCTCTACCCCAAGGTGCGGGTGCTGCCCCTGCTCACCTACCTGGTCTCCCTCTCCGGGCTCTCCCCGGCCGAGGCGCGCCGCCGCTCGCGGGAGTGGCTCGAGCGGGTCGACCTCGCTGACCGCGCCCGCGCCCGGGCCGACACCCTCTCCAAGGGGATGCAGCAGAAGGTGCAGCTCGGCGCGGCCATCCTCGCCGGGCCGCGGCTGGTCATCCTCGACGAGCCCTTCACCGGCCTCGATCCGGTGGGGCGCCGGCTGGTGGCCGAGGTCGTCGGCGAGCTGAAGGCCCGCGGCGCCGCCGTCCTCATCTCCAGCCACCTCCTCGACCAGGTGCAGCAGCTCTGCGACCGGGTCGTGCTGGTGCGCGCGGGCAAGGTGCTGCTCGAGGGCGAGGTGGGCGAGCTGCGCGCTCGCTACGGCGCCGGCCGCTACCTGCTGGACGCCGGCGAGGGCTCCGGGCCCGTCATCGAGCGGCTCGCCACGGTCGAGGGCGAGACGCGGGGGACCCTCCAGCTCCGCCTGGCGGAGGGCGTGGACGAGCGCGCCCTCCTGCGAGCCCTGATCGAGGCCGAGGTCGAGGTCCGCAGCTTCGCCCGCTGCGAGCCCTCCCTCGAGGAGATCTTCATCGAGGCCGTCCTCGAGGCGCAGGGCACCGACGACGAGGCCCTGCGCGCGCGGCTCAGCCAGGAGCTCGCCACGCCGCTCCCGGGCGAGGAGGAGAGCCCTTCATGA